Proteins from a single region of Anaerolineae bacterium:
- the polA gene encoding DNA polymerase I, with protein MPSAAKRPTLIMIDGHALAYRQFFALPLESFSTHGGEPTNATFGFARTLLDILEKDRPDYLLATFDRGLSGRNQLYPDYKATRDKMPDELRIQMQRIHELVEAFNIPLLSIDGYEADDLLGTLSDQAVAQDLDVLIVTGDRDLLQLVTERIHVRLPAARRTGNGDQVFDPVAFRETYEGLEPPQLVDLKALMGDPSDNIPGVKGIGEKGGIKLLKAYGSLEGIYAHLAELPAGQRQKLEEGREMAFLSRELARIRHDAPVTLNLPACIAQDYDRDRVAELFRTLQFRSLIGRLAPAGEAHAAPGVTRQLSMFTAAEEAAPPAPHGGVGAAIATTVIVQDEEALTELVSKLKAASAISFDTETTSTDQMQAELVGISLSTDGETGYYIPVGHTPPPGARQEPLLEEAALRQLPLEQVIAALRDPLADPRIPKYGHNAKYDLIVLRRYGLDVTPIRFDTMVAEWLCDPDSRNKGLKNLAWIRLGLEMTPITDLIGSGKNQITMDRVPIPAAASYAAADAAVTFRLVAPLRAELEEKRVLKLYDDLEIPLLPVLADMEMAGIRLDTAYLAQISAELAARLAALEQEIYDQSGGYGPFNINSPKQLNDVLFGKLQLPAEGVRKTTHGLSTSADVLEDLRDLHPIIGLILEHRELTKLKGTYVDALPELVNPHTGRLHTSFNQTGTVTGRISSDNPNLQNIPVRTEQGRQIRRAFVAPEGHYLLSVDYSQVELRVLAHISQDPTLLEAFRQGQDIHRTTAATVYGIPFEAVTYDQRRFAKSVNFGLLYGMGAFRLARDSNLTLAQAEAFIQAYFERFPRVRAYLDETKRLAASQGYLETLLGRRRYFPELQASASSRASAIARQRAERQAINMPIQGTAADIMKLAMIQVQKRLKAGGYPARMLLQVHDELVLEVVEEALEPVARLVIETMEGAFALDAPLRADARYGPNWLDMQDFTA; from the coding sequence ATGCCAAGTGCAGCCAAACGCCCAACCCTGATCATGATTGACGGGCACGCCCTGGCTTACCGCCAGTTCTTCGCCCTGCCCCTGGAATCCTTCAGCACACACGGCGGCGAGCCGACCAACGCCACCTTCGGCTTCGCCCGTACCCTGCTGGATATCCTGGAAAAAGATCGTCCTGATTACCTGCTGGCCACCTTCGATCGCGGGCTGAGCGGGCGTAATCAGCTTTATCCTGACTACAAAGCCACCCGCGACAAAATGCCTGACGAATTGCGCATCCAGATGCAACGCATCCACGAACTGGTGGAAGCGTTCAATATCCCCCTGCTGAGCATCGACGGCTACGAAGCCGACGACCTGCTTGGCACGCTGAGCGATCAGGCCGTTGCCCAGGACCTCGATGTGTTGATCGTCACCGGCGACCGCGACCTGCTCCAGCTCGTCACCGAACGCATCCATGTCCGCCTGCCCGCTGCCCGCCGCACCGGGAATGGCGATCAGGTCTTCGACCCGGTAGCTTTCCGCGAGACCTATGAAGGCCTTGAACCGCCGCAACTGGTCGACCTGAAGGCTCTGATGGGCGATCCTTCCGACAACATCCCTGGCGTCAAAGGCATCGGTGAGAAAGGCGGCATTAAGCTGCTCAAGGCATACGGCTCGCTGGAAGGCATCTACGCGCATCTGGCTGAATTGCCAGCCGGGCAGCGCCAGAAACTGGAAGAAGGCCGCGAAATGGCCTTCCTCAGCCGCGAACTGGCCCGCATCCGCCACGACGCGCCGGTGACGCTCAACCTGCCTGCCTGCATCGCCCAGGATTACGACCGCGATCGCGTCGCCGAGTTGTTCCGCACCCTGCAGTTCCGCAGCCTGATCGGTCGACTGGCTCCAGCGGGCGAAGCGCATGCAGCCCCTGGCGTTACCAGGCAGCTCAGCATGTTCACCGCCGCTGAGGAAGCCGCGCCGCCAGCCCCCCATGGCGGGGTAGGTGCTGCCATTGCCACCACCGTCATCGTCCAGGACGAGGAGGCACTGACCGAACTGGTCAGCAAGCTGAAGGCCGCCTCCGCCATTAGCTTTGACACGGAGACGACCAGCACCGACCAGATGCAGGCCGAGCTGGTGGGCATCTCGCTCTCTACGGACGGGGAGACCGGCTACTACATCCCGGTCGGCCATACCCCGCCGCCCGGCGCCAGGCAGGAGCCGCTGCTGGAGGAAGCAGCGTTGCGCCAGTTGCCACTGGAACAGGTGATCGCAGCGCTACGCGACCCGCTGGCGGATCCGCGCATCCCCAAGTACGGGCACAATGCCAAATATGACCTGATTGTCCTGCGCCGCTACGGGCTGGACGTGACGCCGATCCGCTTCGACACAATGGTGGCGGAGTGGCTGTGCGACCCGGACAGCCGCAACAAAGGCCTCAAGAATCTGGCCTGGATCCGGCTGGGACTGGAAATGACGCCGATCACCGATCTGATCGGCAGCGGCAAGAACCAGATCACCATGGATCGCGTACCCATCCCTGCGGCGGCTTCCTACGCCGCTGCTGACGCCGCTGTGACCTTCCGCCTGGTAGCGCCACTGCGCGCTGAACTGGAGGAAAAGCGCGTCCTTAAGCTGTACGACGATCTGGAGATACCTCTTCTGCCCGTCCTGGCTGATATGGAGATGGCCGGTATCCGCCTGGACACAGCTTACCTGGCCCAGATCAGCGCCGAACTGGCTGCGCGTCTGGCCGCGCTGGAACAGGAAATCTACGATCAGTCAGGCGGCTACGGGCCGTTCAATATCAACAGCCCCAAGCAACTCAACGATGTGCTGTTCGGCAAGCTCCAGCTTCCGGCGGAAGGCGTCCGCAAGACCACGCACGGCCTTTCCACTTCCGCCGACGTGCTGGAAGACCTGCGCGATCTGCACCCTATCATTGGCCTGATCCTGGAACACCGCGAACTGACCAAACTCAAGGGCACCTACGTCGATGCGCTGCCGGAACTGGTCAACCCGCACACCGGGCGGCTACACACCAGCTTCAACCAGACCGGCACAGTCACCGGGCGGATCAGCAGCGACAACCCTAACCTGCAGAACATCCCCGTGCGGACGGAGCAGGGCCGCCAGATCCGGCGGGCTTTTGTCGCCCCGGAAGGGCACTATTTGCTATCGGTCGATTACAGCCAGGTCGAATTGCGCGTCCTGGCGCATATTAGCCAGGACCCAACCCTGCTGGAAGCCTTCCGCCAGGGCCAGGACATCCACCGGACGACTGCTGCAACCGTCTACGGCATCCCCTTTGAAGCGGTAACTTACGACCAGCGCCGCTTCGCCAAGAGCGTCAACTTTGGCCTGCTATACGGCATGGGCGCCTTCCGGCTGGCCCGGGATAGCAACCTGACGCTGGCCCAGGCAGAAGCGTTCATCCAGGCCTATTTTGAGCGCTTCCCGCGTGTCCGCGCCTACCTGGATGAGACCAAGCGCCTGGCGGCGTCACAGGGCTACCTAGAAACGCTGCTGGGCCGCCGCCGCTACTTCCCGGAATTACAGGCTTCTGCCAGCAGCCGGGCCAGTGCCATCGCCCGCCAGCGGGCCGAGCGCCAGGCGATCAATATGCCTATCCAGGGCACGGCGGCGGACATCATGAAGCTGGCCATGATCCAGGTCCAAAAGCGTCTGAAGGCCGGCGGGTATCCGGCCCGGATGCTCCTGCAGGTGCATGACGAACTGGTGCTGGAGGTAGTTGAAGAGGCGCTGGAGCCGGTAGCCCGGCTGGTGATCGAGACCATGGAAGGGGCCTTTGCCCTGGATGCACCGCTCCGCGCCGATGCTCGTTACGGCCCCAACTGGCTGGACATGCAGGACTTCACGGCGTAG
- a CDS encoding SH3 domain-containing protein — protein sequence MTCAAPGNRRCDRRVGIILASLILLAGLACNLVGGGPAGTPAHPPTAVPQGRPQVVVLWPPSGSEFVVRNEVTVRVNATDSVGITRLELRSATAMLSSVPSPERNGQPIMDAILSWTPTRAGQHDLEVIAYRRDVASEPVPLTLIIRQRRADVLATPVPFGVQPAAAPAEAGTACQVRVNIGNLRYRSGPGTTYTVLGLLELGEVLAVTGQNAARTWYRINRGGQVAWVSADPAYSTALTSCAAAPIVD from the coding sequence ATGACCTGCGCCGCCCCAGGCAACCGTCGCTGTGACCGGCGGGTGGGGATCATACTGGCGTCGCTGATCCTGCTGGCCGGGCTGGCCTGCAATCTGGTCGGTGGCGGCCCTGCCGGAACACCTGCCCACCCCCCGACCGCTGTTCCGCAAGGCCGCCCGCAGGTTGTGGTGCTGTGGCCGCCCAGCGGCAGCGAATTCGTCGTCCGCAACGAGGTGACCGTGCGCGTCAACGCCACCGACAGCGTCGGGATCACCCGGCTGGAATTGCGCTCGGCCACGGCCATGCTCAGCAGCGTGCCCTCACCGGAGCGCAACGGCCAGCCGATCATGGACGCCATCCTCTCCTGGACACCCACACGCGCCGGACAGCATGATCTGGAAGTGATCGCCTACCGGCGCGACGTCGCCAGCGAGCCAGTTCCCCTGACACTGATCATCCGGCAGCGCCGCGCTGATGTGCTGGCCACGCCTGTCCCCTTCGGCGTACAACCAGCAGCGGCCCCGGCGGAAGCGGGGACAGCCTGCCAGGTGCGCGTCAACATCGGTAACCTGCGCTACCGCAGTGGGCCGGGCACCACCTACACGGTTCTCGGTCTGTTGGAACTGGGCGAGGTGCTGGCCGTCACCGGTCAGAATGCCGCCCGCACCTGGTACCGTATCAATCGGGGCGGCCAGGTTGCCTGGGTCTCGGCTGATCCAGCCTATAGCACAGCTCTGACCAGTTGCGCGGCAGCGCCGATCGTCGACTGA
- a CDS encoding SH3 domain-containing protein has translation MNQLQRWRRMLMILAALAFGALGCNLTALLPGAGGVVTPTSPLSVPNVVINSPPNGSEVVIGQEVLVQSTAQDSIGVTRVELRVNSFIVNTVSAQSSNGERLFSVIQSWIPNEAGVANLEVIAYRGLIASAPARITLLVRQNAAQITATLPPPSGVTLPPPEDRTCRARVEVSGLNFRTGPGTNYPILRVLEAGTLVDIIGRLGDNSWWQVRSGLEIGWLSATYTSESGDCSLIPVAVPPPSPTPRPATATPTATFTPSPIPGSPTPTSSPTPSIPDLVVSTITGPEVLQLNATGTVGARYTVRVYNQGTGSSGQFTTSFRQPDGSVIQLPIVVNLAPAQYADLGVDVLFTASNTYRLEAFVDSGAQVAESDEGNNIRTLNVVVTTLPGLLITLPGGGLALTPVGP, from the coding sequence GTGAACCAACTGCAGCGGTGGCGGCGTATGCTGATGATACTCGCGGCGCTGGCATTCGGGGCGCTGGGCTGCAACCTGACGGCTCTGCTGCCAGGCGCAGGAGGCGTGGTCACGCCAACCTCGCCCCTCAGCGTGCCCAATGTGGTGATCAACAGCCCACCGAATGGCAGCGAAGTGGTGATCGGCCAGGAAGTGCTGGTGCAATCAACCGCCCAGGATAGCATCGGAGTCACCCGCGTTGAGTTGCGTGTCAACAGCTTCATCGTCAATACGGTCAGCGCCCAGTCGAGCAACGGCGAGCGGTTGTTCTCCGTCATTCAGTCCTGGATTCCGAACGAAGCCGGGGTGGCGAATCTGGAGGTCATCGCTTACCGCGGTCTGATCGCCAGCGCACCGGCGCGGATCACGTTGCTCGTGCGGCAGAACGCGGCCCAGATCACCGCCACGCTGCCGCCGCCGAGCGGTGTCACCCTGCCTCCGCCTGAGGATCGCACCTGCCGCGCCCGTGTGGAAGTCTCCGGCCTGAACTTCCGTACCGGCCCTGGCACCAACTACCCCATCCTGCGTGTGCTGGAAGCTGGCACACTGGTGGATATCATTGGCCGGTTGGGGGACAATAGCTGGTGGCAGGTACGCAGCGGCCTGGAAATCGGCTGGCTGAGCGCCACCTACACCAGCGAATCGGGCGATTGTAGCCTGATTCCGGTGGCTGTGCCGCCGCCCAGCCCCACCCCACGCCCGGCTACCGCCACACCCACGGCAACCTTCACGCCCAGCCCGATTCCCGGCTCACCCACACCGACCTCCTCGCCCACGCCCAGCATCCCCGACCTGGTCGTGAGCACCATTACCGGCCCGGAGGTGCTCCAGTTGAATGCCACAGGCACTGTCGGAGCGCGTTATACCGTCCGCGTCTATAACCAGGGCACAGGCAGCAGCGGGCAGTTCACCACCAGCTTCCGCCAGCCAGATGGCTCGGTCATCCAGTTGCCGATTGTTGTCAACCTGGCCCCGGCGCAGTACGCCGACCTGGGCGTGGATGTGCTGTTCACCGCCTCTAACACCTACCGTCTGGAGGCCTTTGTGGACAGCGGCGCGCAGGTGGCAGAATCCGACGAAGGCAACAACATCCGCACATTAAACGTGGTCGTCACCACGCTGCCCGGCCTGTTGATCACCCTGCCGGGCGGCGGGCTGGCCCTGACGCCGGTGGGACCATGA
- a CDS encoding DUF4388 domain-containing protein, giving the protein MTLQGNLKDFSTSQILNLINLAQKSGTLTIFANVPDNPEELGQPTSVTTSTSLKRARIVFQQGKPVLSMVEVRDLVALLRRTGKLSPMQAHWIQNRLKDVNEKAQALLLIEGDFVTKADIVEAFTEQLKEDIHTVLMWTDGSFLFEEQTPALDDHITVSVDLGDVLVEHGSHVREVLRMTQELPNLSATLRFTPDVDERLQHTRLSARAWRVISSIKPGVSIRQIARQNQMDAMEVRRVVISLLQAGVVELGDPVKGEEVEVPPPGDFALESTDPSIFDTLIEGIQSAAERLIDTDSLQDDGQSA; this is encoded by the coding sequence GTGACACTCCAGGGCAATCTTAAAGACTTCAGCACCAGCCAGATCCTCAACCTGATTAACCTGGCCCAGAAATCCGGCACGTTGACCATTTTTGCCAATGTGCCGGATAATCCTGAAGAGCTTGGCCAGCCGACCTCGGTCACCACCAGTACCTCACTCAAACGGGCGCGGATAGTCTTCCAGCAGGGGAAGCCCGTGCTCAGCATGGTGGAGGTGCGCGATCTGGTGGCCCTGCTGCGGCGGACGGGCAAGCTCAGTCCCATGCAGGCGCACTGGATTCAAAACCGGCTCAAGGACGTGAACGAGAAGGCCCAGGCCCTGCTGCTGATCGAGGGCGATTTTGTGACCAAAGCGGACATCGTGGAAGCCTTCACCGAGCAACTCAAAGAAGACATCCATACTGTGCTGATGTGGACGGATGGCTCCTTCCTGTTTGAGGAGCAGACACCTGCGCTGGACGATCACATCACCGTCTCGGTCGATCTGGGCGATGTGCTGGTGGAACACGGCTCGCATGTTCGGGAAGTGCTGCGCATGACCCAGGAATTGCCCAACCTGAGTGCGACGCTGCGCTTTACGCCGGATGTCGACGAGCGGCTGCAGCACACCCGGCTTAGCGCGCGAGCCTGGCGCGTGATCTCGTCAATCAAGCCGGGAGTCAGCATCCGCCAGATCGCCCGGCAGAACCAGATGGACGCAATGGAAGTCCGCCGGGTGGTGATCAGTCTGCTGCAGGCCGGGGTGGTAGAGCTGGGCGATCCGGTCAAGGGAGAGGAAGTAGAAGTGCCGCCCCCCGGCGATTTTGCCCTGGAAAGCACTGATCCCTCGATCTTCGACACGCTGATCGAAGGCATCCAGAGCGCCGCTGAACGGCTGATCGATACCGATTCGCTGCAGGATGATGGCCAGTCTGCCTGA